The nucleotide window TGACCTCCGCAGGCCTCTCCGTGTCCTCCATCGACCTGGAGGGTTCGATCAGCCGGCGTCGTCGCACCGAGTTGGCCGTCATTTTCGAGCTGCAATCGTTCGAGTTCAGTTGGCAGATCACCAGCGCGTCGGGGGCCCCGCTGACCTGCGAGCAGGTGGGCGCCACCACCGTGTCGTTCGTGGCCCAGACCACGGGTGTGCCCCCCCAGGAGTTCCCTTTTCCTTGCAATCTTTACCAGGGGCTCTCCCCGGCCGTTCTCGACGGCACCTACACCTTGGCCGCTCGTCTCTCGAACGGCGCGGGCCAAGTGCTCTCCGAGCGAGTGACTTCGTACACCACCCCCCTCAGGTCGCTGGCCCAGCCAGGCACCGTCACCTTCTCGGTGAATTGACGCTATAAAGCGGACGTGTTGTCTTCTCGAAGGTTTTTCGTTCCGGGCCCCCGCGGGCTCTTGGGCGTCCTGATGGCGGCGCTCTTCGTGCTGGGCGCCTGTGGCGAAGAGGCCACCTACGTCCTTTCCTGGCGTTTCGCTGACGACCCTCCGGGCGCGTTCTCTGCGCGGACCTGCGGTGCTCACGGCGTGGAGGCCTTTCGGGTCACGGAGACGGCGGACGATGGCACCGTGCGGCGCTTCAACGTGCTGTGCGGCCTGGGACAGGCCGAGCGGCGCGTGTCCCCGGGCACGTACAGAGTGGGCCTGACGGGGCTCGACTTTTCCGGGCAACCGCCCGAGATGGCCGAGGGCATGGTGCTGTCCGGGGCGGCGGGGCCCTTCGAGGTGACCGAGGGTCAAGCCCCGCCCCTGGTGGTGTCCGTGGTGGTGACGCCCCGGTCCTCCTGCGTCGATGGCGTCGACAACGATGCCGACGGCCTCGTCGACGGCGACGACCCTGGCTGCCAGGGCGGAGGTGTGCGTGAGGATGGCCCTGCGCCTGCAAGAGACGCAGGGGCGATCGATGGGGCAGGACGAGAAGCAGACGCCGCAGGGCCAGACGCGGCTGGCGACGGAGGGGGGGCGGCGGGGGCGGCGGATGCCGGCGCGTCGCTGGATGGCGCAAGCGACGCCGGGGCCGACACGCAGGCCGACGCACCCTTCCCGACCTAGGCGCTCTTGCCTTGCGCGTGGGTCTCCGGAAAAGCGCGAGTAGCGTGTGCGCCGCGAGGTCCCCCTTTTGGGCTGCGTGGTAGATTCAAAGGGATGCGCGGGCCTGCTGAACGTCACATGGAACTTCCTTCGTGGATGCGTCCCATGACCCAGCGCCTCTCGCCCCTCGTGCAGGGGCTCGTGATCGTCGAGACCCTCGCGTACCTGGTGTACGTCCTGGCGCCGCCTTTGCGTGATTTCATCGTGTCGCACCTGGCGCTCTCGTCTGGCGTGGCGCTCGGGAAGCTGTGGCAGCCCCTGACGGCGCTCTTCGTTCACATTGATCTGCTCCAGTTCCTTTTCAATCTGCTTGGCATTTGGTTCGTGGGCGCGGCGATGGAGCTGGCCCTTGGCAAGCAGCGCTTCCTTCTGGTCTTCTTCGTTCCCGCGATTGCCGGGTATCTGGCGCAGGGCCTGTCCGCTGCGATCTTGGGCCACCCCTACGCATCGGCCGGGCCGGGACCTGCGGTGTTGTCGATCTTCGTGGCCTTCGGCGTGCACTACGACAAA belongs to Myxococcales bacterium and includes:
- a CDS encoding rhomboid family intramembrane serine protease translates to MELPSWMRPMTQRLSPLVQGLVIVETLAYLVYVLAPPLRDFIVSHLALSSGVALGKLWQPLTALFVHIDLLQFLFNLLGIWFVGAAMELALGKQRFLLVFFVPAIAGYLAQGLSAAILGHPYASAGPGPAVLSIFVAFGVHYDKTPARVLGGLVLPARALAAIIVGFSLFISLVLAAWPAVVGTLVAGVLSYVLCGGRGVPAEKPRPKRPSRPRVQMQVLEGGKGKTDPRYLN